The following proteins are co-located in the Vigna angularis cultivar LongXiaoDou No.4 chromosome 2, ASM1680809v1, whole genome shotgun sequence genome:
- the LOC108328551 gene encoding metallothionein-like protein 4A has translation MSDRGGDAVRGLGACDNTCGCTVPCPGGSSCRCRSAATTAGGGDHVTCTCGEHCGCNPCSCPKTAAAGSGCRCGSECACVSCRS, from the exons ATGAGTGACAGAGGTGGAGATGCAGTGAGAGGGTTGGGAGCCTGTGATAACACCTGTGGCTGTACAGTTCCATGCCCTGGCGGTTCTTCTTGCAG GTGCAGGAGTGCTGCCACTACAGCTGGAGGGGGTGACCACGTGACATGCACGTGTGGAGAGCACTGTGGATGCAATCCATGCTCATGTCCCAAAACTGCAGCTGCTGGAAGTGGATGCAGATGTGGTTCAGAATGCGCATGTGTCTCTTGCCGCAGTTAA
- the LOC108329742 gene encoding peptidyl-prolyl cis-trans isomerase FKBP62 has protein sequence MEEDFDIPGGEEMDLGEDKVGEEREIGSNGLKKKLLKEGQGWETPEVGDEVKVHYTGTLLDGTEFDSSRGRDSPFSFTLGQGQVIKGWDEGIKTMKKGENAIFTIPPELAYGESGSPPTIPPNATLQFDVELLSWTSVKDICKDGGIFKKILTEGEKWENPKDPDEVLVKYEARLEDGKLVGKSDGVEFTVREGHYCPALSKAVKTMKKGEKVVLTVKPQYGFGEKGKPAQGQEGAVPPNASLEITFELVSWKTVSEVTDDKKVIKKILKEGEGYERPNEGASVKVKLTGKLQDGTTFLSKGHDEEEKLFEFKTDEEQVVDGLDRAVLTMKKGEVALLTIAPEYAFGSSESQQELAVVPPNSTVFFEVELVSFEKEKESWDLNTEEKLEAASKKKEEGNVLFKAGKHARASKRYEKAVKYIEYDSSFGEEEKKLAKTLKVACNLNNAACKLKLKDYKEAEKLSTKVLDLESTNVKALYRRAQAYMQLSDLDLAELDIKKALEIDPNNRDLKLEYRTLREKMKENNRKEAKFYGNMINKLTKIGS, from the exons ATGGAAGAAGATTTCGACATTCCCGGCGGCGAGGAAATGGATCTAGGAGAAGACAAGGTCGGCGAGGAGAGGGAGATCGGCTCCAACGGCCTCAAGAAGAAGCTCCTTAAGGAAGGTCAAGGCTGGGAAACCCCCGAAGTCGGCGACGAAGTTAAAG TTCATTACACGGGGACTTTGCTCGATGGAACGGAGTTCGATTCTAGCCGCGGCAGGGATTCTCCCTTCAGCTTCACGCTTGGACAAG GGCAGGTAATTAAAGGATGGGATGAAGGTATTAAAACAATGAAGAAAGGTGAAAATGCTATTTTTACCATCCCTCCTGAGCTAGCATATGGTGAATCTGGTTCCCCTCCAACAATACCTCCTAATGCTACACTCCAATTTGATGTTGAGCTACTTTCATGGACTAGTGTAAAGGACATATGCAAGGATGGTggtatatttaaaaagatactCACTGAGGGAGAGAAATGGGAGAATCCTAAGGATCCTGATGAAGTATTGg TTAAGTATGAAGCTCGTCTGGAAGATGGAAAACTGGTAGGAAAGTCTGATGGAGTGGAGTTCACAGTCAGAGAAG GTCATTATTGTCCTGCACTGTCAAAGGCTGTTAAAACCATGAAGAAGGGAGAGAAAGTGGTTTTGACAGTTAAGCCACAAT ATGGATTTGGTGAGAAGGGGAAGCCAGCACAAGGTCAAGAAGGTGCTGTTCCACCAAATGCATCATTAGAGATTACTTTTGAATTAGTTTCATGGAAAACTGTTTCGGAAGTAACTGATGACAAGAAGGTCATAAAGAAGATTCTCAAGGAAGGGGAAGGTTATGAGCGTCCAAATGAGGGTGCCAGTGTGAAAG TGAAACTAACTGGTAAGCTTCAAGATGGTACTACCTTTTTGAGCAAGGGCCACGATGAAGAAGAGAAGCTGTTTGAATTCAAAACAGACGAGG AACAAGTTGTTGATGGACTTGATAGAGCTGTATTGACTATGAAGAAGGGTGAGGTTGCATTGTTGACCATTGCACCTGAGTATGCCTTTGGTTCATCAGAGTCTCAGCAGGAGTTGGCAGTAGTTCCTCCTAACTCAACTGTGTTTTTTGAAGTTGAGCTAGTTTCATTTGAGAAA GAGAAAGAGTCCTGGGATCTGAATACTGAAGAAAAACTTGAAGCTGCCAgtaagaagaaggaagaaggaaaTGTGTTGTTTAAAGCTGGTAAACACGCAAGAGCATCCAAAAGATATGAAAAG GCTGTGAAGTACATAGAATATGATTCCTCCTTTGGTGAGGAGGAGAAAAAGCTAGCGAAGACTTTGAAGGTTGCCTGCAATCTGAACAATGCTGCTTGCAAGTTGAAATTAAAAGACTATAAAGAAGCAGAAAAATTGTCTACCAAG GTGTTAGACCTTGAAAGTACGAACGTGAAAGCCCTCTATAGAAGGGCCCAGGCATATATGCAGCTAAGTGACTTGGATTTGGCTGAACTTGACATTAAGAAAGCTCTTGAGATTGACCCTAATAACAG GGATCTCAAATTGGAGTACAGAACTCTGAGggaaaagatgaaagagaataATCGAAAGGAGGCAAAGTTTTATGGAAATATGATCAACAAGTTGACAAAGATTGGTTCCTGA